The genomic DNA ACCGCGCTTGGTAAGTGGAACGTTCGACCCCGAAATTCACAAAGCTGTATGGCCTTCCACAGGTAACTATTGTCGTGGCGGAGCTTTCGATTGTGCATTACTGGCATGCCCTTCAGTGGCGATTCTTCCCGAAGAGATGAGTCAGGAGCGCTTTGACTGGCTGCATGAGATTGGAGCCGAGGTCTTTGCCACTCCCGGATGCGAATCGAACGTTAAGGAAATCTATGACAAATGTGGCGAATTGAGACCGGATCCTCAATACATAATTCTAAACCAGTTCGACGAATTTGGCAATAGCTTCTGGCACTACCATGTAACCGGTAACGCCATTGAAGAAGTATATGATATGATCAAGAAACAAGGCAACCGTCTCTCTGGATATGTGAGTTCCACTGGTTCTGCAGGAACCATTGCAGCGGGTGACTATCTGAAAACTATCCATCCTATGATGAAAACAACCGCCGCAGAAGCTTTTGAATGTCCCACTCTGTTAAATAACGGTTTCGGTGGTCATCGCATTGAAGGGATCGGAGACAAACACGTCCCTTGGATACACAATGTTCGCAATACCGATGCAGTTGCTGCCATTAGAGATGAAGATTGCATGCGTCTCTTGCGCCTGTTCAATGAAGAAGAAGGAAAGAAAGCCCTTATTGCCAAGGGAATTAACGAGGCTTTGGTGAACAAGCTCCAGTTGTTGGGCATATCCTCAATCGCAAATCTGCTGGCTTGTATCAAGATGGCAAAATACTTTGAATACAACGAAGATGATGTGATCTTCACTTGTTTCACGGATTCCGCCGGCATGTACGAGAGCAGGATTGCCGAGCAACACAATCTGAAGGGCGATTACAACTCTCTACAAGCCGCATTGGACAACGAAGCCTGCTTATATGCTCAAAGCTATGACAACTTCCTGGAGCTGTCTTACCAAGATAAAAAACGCATCCACAATCTAAAATATTACACTTGGGTGGAGCAACAGGGCAAGACTTATGAGGAAATCCTAAAGCAATGGGATCCCTCGTATTGGACAGAAACCTTTGAAAACAACCTGGAAGAGCTCGATAAGGCAATTGAAGAATTTAACTCTCTCTGATTTCTGCACCATCATTCTCGCTTCAGGCAATGGTTCCAGATTTGGTATGCCAAAGTCTGAAGCGAAGATAGGTGGCCTGCTGTTTTCGCAAAAGATCAGCAAAAGCCTGTTGGATGTGGGTTTGCATAATATAGTTCTGGCCAAAGATCTGGATACCTCTTCAATGCTGGATTCTCTCAGGATCACTATTGCCGGGATCAAGAAAGAATTTGCGTATTATCTGATCTGGCCGGTGGATCATCCCATGGTACAGAGCTCTACGGTAAGTATATTGATCGAGACTGCCATACAGAATCCAGATTGCATCATAAAGCCGGAATACATCGGCAGGCGGGGTCATCCGATATTGATCCCGGCGGGACTGGATATCCACAATCCGGTTTATGAAACTCTACGTGAAGTATTGCGCCACAGCGGAGTAGGTACCGTGATAGTGGCGGTGGACGATCCCGGCATTATACAGAACATCAACACCCTGGATGACCTCATCCGTTATCAGGATATTGGAGGATAAGCACTTATGTCCTTTATGGAATTAATCTCCACTCGCTACAGTGTGCGAGATTTCAAGCCCGATCCCATCCCCTCTGAAGCGCTGGATAAAATCCTGGAAGCCGGACGCATGGCACCTTCAGCGCAAAACCGTCAACCCTGGCGCTATATAGTTTTAACCAATCCCGCTCAGATCAAGGCACTGGTG from Candidatus Cloacimonadota bacterium includes the following:
- a CDS encoding pyridoxal-phosphate dependent enzyme, whose product is MPKLITTINRSIAAKNAARCKQRGIILPTISQQIYPETIPQGIKDRIKPIGLWDINPLNLFRITWKNNIDTGLFGTPNFLELPPEISGVKARIIGLVGKYFPTGAHKVGAAYGCLAPRLVSGTFDPEIHKAVWPSTGNYCRGGAFDCALLACPSVAILPEEMSQERFDWLHEIGAEVFATPGCESNVKEIYDKCGELRPDPQYIILNQFDEFGNSFWHYHVTGNAIEEVYDMIKKQGNRLSGYVSSTGSAGTIAAGDYLKTIHPMMKTTAAEAFECPTLLNNGFGGHRIEGIGDKHVPWIHNVRNTDAVAAIRDEDCMRLLRLFNEEEGKKALIAKGINEALVNKLQLLGISSIANLLACIKMAKYFEYNEDDVIFTCFTDSAGMYESRIAEQHNLKGDYNSLQAALDNEACLYAQSYDNFLELSYQDKKRIHNLKYYTWVEQQGKTYEEILKQWDPSYWTETFENNLEELDKAIEEFNSL